A region of Hippoglossus stenolepis isolate QCI-W04-F060 chromosome 7, HSTE1.2, whole genome shotgun sequence DNA encodes the following proteins:
- the ndufa1 gene encoding NADH dehydrogenase [ubiquinone] 1 alpha subcomplex subunit 1 — MWYEILPGFAVMTVCLILPGVATAQIHKFTNGGKEKRIARVPWHWCLMERDKRVSGSGQYHDSKGLENIH; from the exons ATGTGGTATGAAATCCTGCCGGGCTTCGCCGTCATGACGGTTTGTCTCATCCTCCCCGGAGTGGCCACGGCTCAGATCCACAAGTTCACCAACGGGGGGaag gagaagaggatCGCCCGGGTTCCGTGGCACTGGTGCCTGATGGAGAGAGACAAGCGCGTGTCTGGATCAGGACAGTACCACGACTCCAAG GGACTTGAGAACATCCACTGA
- the rpl39 gene encoding 60S ribosomal protein L39, with product MSSHKTFRIKRFLAKKQKQNRPIPQWIRMKTGNKIRYNSKRRHWRRTKLGL from the exons ATG TCGTCCCACAAGACGTTCAGGATCAAGCGCTTTCTCGCtaagaagcagaagcagaacaGGCCGATTCCTCAGTGGATCAGAATGAAGACCGGCAACAAGATCAG GTACAACTCCAAGAGGAGACACTGGAGGAGGACAAAGCTTGGCCTGTAA
- the upf3b gene encoding regulator of nonsense transcripts 3B, protein MKEDKENTRPKERKVEIRCEDGEKTERPKEKKETMTKIVIRRLPPSLTKEDLEEQLQPLPELDYMEFFSSDTSLYPHLFARAYLNFRNQEDIVLFRDRFDGYVFIDHRGQEYPAIVEFAPFQKTAKKRVKKRDAKCGTIEEDPDYKKFLESYNGDEEKLTSTPETLLEEIEAKSKELVAKRTTPLLDFLKNKQRIREEKKEERRRRELERKRVRDEERRKWREEERRKRKDTDKMKRLDKPLEKDKDQVKEEPKIKLLKKPDRGDDADAEKHKEKAKKPEKPNKEDRPMGNHEYKRRQNIENKEDRGRKGDDDGRKEFRERDTDRDREREKERRQREKERIRRQDEDRRRRRERQDGENSCRKRDDEGKKERERGFEKKKGENHVDSGHTERPEKLARDKREEGNKRERMRNKDRPAIQLYQPGARNRNRPAGGGESNSADRKPDTETKKVADKGDD, encoded by the exons ATgaaggaagacaaagagaacACTCGACcgaaagagagaaaagtggagATAAGGTGCGAGGATGGAGAAAAGACGGAGAGgccaaaggaaaagaaagagaccaTGACAAAG ATTGTGATCAGGCGATTACCACCAAGTCTGACGAAGGAGgatctggaggagcagctgcagccgctgcCAGAGCTGGACTACATGGAGTTTTTCTCCAGTGACACCAG CCTTTACCCGCACCTCTTTGCCCGGGCTTACCTCAACTTCAGAAATCAAGAGGATATCGTCCTGTTCAGGGATCGATTTGATGGATATGTGTTCATTGACCACAGAG GACAGGAGTATCCTGCCATCGTAGAGTTTGCCCCCTTCCAAAAAACTGCCAAGAAAAGAGTCAAGAAGAGGGATGCAAAATGTGGAACGATTGAAGAAG ATCCAGATTACAAAAAGTTCCTGGAATCTTACAACGGAGACGAAGAGAAGTTGACGTCAACACCTGAGACTCTGCTGGAAGAGATCGAGGCAAAGTCGAAGGAACTTGTTG CAAAGAGAACAACTCCTCTGCTGGACTTCCTGAAAAATAAGCAG AGAAtcagggaggaaaagaaggaagagagaaggaggcgggAGCTTGAACGAAAGCGTGTGCGGGATGAGGAGCGACGCAAGTggcgggaggaggagagacggaaGCGCAAGGACACTGACAAGATGAAGAGGCTCGACAAACCGCTGGAGAAAGACAAGGACCAAGTTAAAGAAGAGCCAAAAATTaag CTCCTGAAGAAACCAGACAGAGGCGATGACGCTGATGCGGAGAAGCACAAGGAAAAGGCAAAGAAACCAGAGAAGCCAAATAAAGAGGACCGACCCATGGGGAACCATGAATATAAGAGGCGTCAGAACATTGAGAATAAGGAAGACCGAGGAAGGAA AGGAGACGATGACGGCCGGAAGGAGTTCAGGGAGCGTGACACAGATCGTGACAGAGAACGGGAGAAGGAGCGGcggcagagagagaaggagcgcATCAGGCGTCAGGACGAAGatcggcggaggaggagggaacgACAGGATGGAGAGAACTCGTGCAGGAAGCGGGACGacgaggggaaaaaagagagggagcgtGGCTTTGAGAAGAAAAAGGGCGAAAACCATGTAGACTCCGGTCACACCGAGAGGCCGGAGAAGCTCGCCAGAGACAAGCGGGAGGAAGGCAACAAAAGAGAGCGAATGCGAAATAAA GACCGCCCCGCTATCCAGCTGTACCAGCCAGGGGCCAGGAACCGCAATcgacctgcaggaggaggagaatccAACTCCGCCGACAGGAAGCCAGACACTGAGACCAAGAAAGTGGCAGACAAGGGAGATGACTGA
- the sowahd gene encoding ankyrin repeat domain-containing protein SOWAHD encodes MNGSTSDDAGRDSTGSEAAVGSNTDAHGGSSATQGTVVARLSRYGLQVLPGSFQRRSRLQRQQKAAAVSGAPGGPLPREAPERGSLTPAMRKKYLKELFSNASNSGFSSALSSQTETDSVSSEPEDADWALCPMEHAWMLSSVEGNYDTILEFISEEPNLLTRRDFVSGYSVLHWLAKRGQDETLLKLLHYAETAGIRVDVNVRGSGGLTPLHVASIHSQYMVVKLLVGAFSANVDAMDYNGRRAWQYLRGDAPLEMKELLGTWDEEHSFGAMRTVNGNMNNSAGSVPLTPGGEEVADGQTEGDFFDRTKRSGSWRFGSFKKLLPSFSFLGNKS; translated from the coding sequence ATGAACGGCAGCACATCGGATGATGCTGGACGCGACTCAACTGGATCAGAAGCAGCTGTCGGCAGCAATACCGACGCCCACGGCGGCAGCTCGGCCACACAGGGCACCGTTGTGGCGCGACTGTCTCGGTATGGCCTCCAGGTCCTGCCCGGTTCTTTCCAGCGTAGGTCGCGGCTGCAGAGGCAGCAAAAAGCCGCAGCTGTCAGCGGCGCACCGGGAGGTCCGCTGCCGAGAGAGGCTCCGGAGAGGGGGTCGCTCACACCCGCCATGCGTAAGAAGTACCTGAAAGAGCTGTTCAGTAACGCGTCCAACAGCGGGTTCAGCAGCGCACTGTCCTCCCAGACCGAGACCGACAGCGTGTCCTCCGAGCCGGAGGACGCAGACTGGGCTCTGTGTCCCATGGAGCACGCGTGGATGCTGTCTTCAGTGGAGGGGAACTACGACACCATCCTGGAGTTCATCTCCGAGGAGCCGAACCTGCTGACCAGGAGGGACTTCGTCAGCGGGTACTCGGTGCTGCACTGGCTGGCCAAGAGGGGCCAGGACGAGACTCTGCTCAAACTTCTGCACTACGCGGAAACTGCGGGGATCCGCGTGGACGTTAACGTGCGGGGCAGCGGAGGGCTCACCCCGCTGCACGTCGCCAGCATTCACTCCCAGTACATGGTCGTCAAACTGCTGGTGGGGGCTTTCAGTGCCAACGTGGATGCCATGGATTATAACGGGAGGAGAGCCTGGCAGTATCTGAGGGGAGACGCCCCGCTGGAGATGAAGGAGCTGCTGGGGACCTGGGACGAGGAGCACAGCTTCGGAGCTATGCGAACTGTCAACGGGAATATGAACAACAGTGCGGGCTCAGTGCCCCTGACCCCGGGTGGCGAGGAGGTGGCGGACGGACAGACTGAAGGGGACTTCTTTGACCGGACTAAGAGAAGCGGCAGCTGGAGATTTGGCTCCTTTAAGAAACTGCTGCCCTCGTTTTCGTTTTTAGGAAACAAAAGCTGA